A stretch of the Ostrea edulis chromosome 9, xbOstEdul1.1, whole genome shotgun sequence genome encodes the following:
- the LOC130049957 gene encoding uncharacterized protein LOC130049957, with product MGYRIALSSTVKIKYKHTSKVVPIIVNRLYSFSKHCTWNEVLNDLTADGDHNIDKLDEVTVTVSDKLANGVTFEPDFEEQIQVVHNFDKKLKYVQFDVIRDLEPNNNVPKGQNPPTCPTAFDVLMRKSSTLTKLPQKIDETSPRFTAKQKLYNGIVNMFVEFEDKFPVVMTDKAISDQVIMPLTNAVWYLSGNMTRINVFCLFSFISLNNVF from the exons ATGGGTTACAGAATAGCGTTGTCGTCTACTGTAAAGataaaatacaaacacacatctAAAGTTGTGCCCATAATAGTCAACAGACTCTACAGTTTCTCCAAACACTGTACATGGAATGAGGTTTTGAATGATTTGACAGCGGACGGCGACCATAACATAGACAAGTTGGACGAAGTAACTGTCACCGTGTCGGACAAACTTGCCAACGGTGTAACTTTTGAGCCAGATTTTGAAGAACAGATACAAGTGGTTCACAACTttgataaaaaattgaaatatgtacaATTTGACGTGATAAGAGACTTAGAACCAAATAACAATGTACCAAAAGGTCAAAATCCTCCTACATGTCCTACAGCTTTCGATGTTTTGATGAGAAAGTCCAGCACACTGACAAAGCTCCCTCAAAAGATTGATGAAACCTCTCCCAGATTTACAG CTAAACAAAAACTGTACAACGGGATAGTGAACATGTTTGTGGAATTTGAAGACAAGTTTCCAGTTGTAATGACGGACAAAGCCATTAGTGACCAAGTGATCATGCCATTGACCAATGCTGTGTGGTACTTAAGTGGAAATATGACAAGaataaatgttttttgtttattttcatttatttctttaaataatgttttttaa